In a single window of the Melioribacteraceae bacterium genome:
- a CDS encoding UDP-N-acetylmuramate--L-alanine ligase — protein MMSTVKNVHFIGIGGIGMSGIAEILLNQGFVITGSDLHKTEVTERLESLGIKVYEGHASENLKEADVVVYSSAVNLENPEVKAAIERKIPVIKRSEMLAECMRMKYGIGIAGTHGKTTTTSMVGLVLTEAGIDPTIIVGGKLSGLGGTNARLGNGEFIVVEADEFDRTFLKLTPTIAALTTLEKEHLDTYKDLDDIKLAFIEFANKVPFFGFVVLCLDEPALQDIIPEINKKILTYGISSQADIRAIDISHSENFSEYTVVYMGEELGRIKINIPGLHNIKNSLVAVTVAKEMGVPFNVIQKALASFSGVYRRFEKKYDENIMVIDDYGHHPTEINVTLDGIRRGWKRRLVAVFQPHLYSRTRDFYAEFGRSFLNSDIFICTDVYPAREKPMEGITGELIANTAKQFGHKNVYYVPDKTKIPELLTKLCKDGDIVITLGAGDIWKFGNQFVEILKSKTKK, from the coding sequence ATGATGAGTACTGTAAAAAATGTTCACTTTATTGGGATAGGTGGAATTGGGATGAGCGGAATCGCAGAGATATTACTAAATCAAGGATTTGTAATAACCGGCTCAGATCTTCATAAAACTGAAGTCACAGAGAGACTCGAGTCATTAGGAATTAAAGTTTATGAAGGACACGCGTCAGAAAATTTAAAGGAAGCAGATGTGGTTGTTTACTCCTCCGCAGTAAATCTAGAAAATCCTGAAGTCAAAGCCGCCATCGAAAGAAAAATTCCGGTAATTAAACGTTCCGAAATGCTAGCCGAATGCATGAGAATGAAGTATGGAATTGGAATTGCCGGTACCCATGGAAAAACAACCACAACTTCTATGGTGGGATTGGTTTTAACTGAAGCCGGTATCGATCCCACTATTATTGTCGGTGGTAAATTAAGCGGACTTGGCGGAACAAACGCGAGATTGGGAAATGGAGAATTTATTGTTGTTGAAGCAGATGAGTTCGATAGAACTTTTCTAAAACTCACACCAACAATTGCCGCATTAACAACTCTTGAAAAAGAACATCTTGATACTTATAAAGATCTTGATGATATAAAATTAGCCTTTATCGAATTCGCTAATAAAGTACCATTCTTTGGATTTGTAGTATTGTGTTTAGATGAACCTGCTCTACAAGATATCATCCCCGAAATAAATAAGAAGATTTTGACTTATGGAATTTCTTCTCAAGCTGATATTAGAGCAATTGATATTTCCCATTCTGAAAATTTTTCTGAATACACGGTGGTTTATATGGGTGAAGAATTGGGGAGGATAAAGATTAACATACCGGGACTTCACAATATCAAAAACTCTCTTGTAGCTGTAACAGTAGCTAAAGAAATGGGCGTTCCTTTTAATGTTATCCAAAAAGCACTCGCTTCATTCAGCGGAGTTTATAGAAGATTTGAAAAGAAATATGATGAAAATATTATGGTGATAGATGATTATGGTCATCACCCAACAGAAATTAATGTTACGCTCGATGGAATTAGAAGAGGATGGAAGAGAAGGCTTGTTGCAGTTTTTCAACCTCATCTTTATTCACGAACCAGAGATTTTTACGCAGAGTTTGGCCGATCATTCCTTAACTCCGATATTTTTATTTGCACCGATGTATATCCCGCACGCGAAAAACCGATGGAAGGAATTACAGGGGAACTGATTGCAAATACAGCAAAACAGTTTGGTCATAAAAATGTCTATTACGTTCCAGATAAAACCAAAATACCCGAATTGCTCACAAAACTTTGTAAAGATGGTGATATCGTTATAACTCTTGGTGCAGGAGATATTTGGAAATTCGGAAATCAATTTGTAGAAATACTAAAAAGTAAAACCAAAAAATGA
- the murG gene encoding undecaprenyldiphospho-muramoylpentapeptide beta-N-acetylglucosaminyltransferase yields MKNKTKYRFLFAGGGTGGHLYPALAVAQQIQALIPEAEILFIGSKDKIESRVVPEYGFDFRGITISGFARKFDLNNLVFPFKLIYSSIKCLIINFTYKPKVAIGSGAYVSGPAIWAASVMGAKIILLEQNSYPGVTNRILEKRAEQIHLSFEESKKYFRDEKKLIVSGNPIRLNLSIQNRDESIKKFGLDPTKKTLLVLGGSGGAKSINEAIAQNILQLTTMGIQIIWQTGKYYFETYKGYNTNSVKTLAFIDDMQSAYSACDLVLARSGATTIAELAHLGLPVVFVPSKNVAADHQFKNAKAISDTNGAELIEDDKLMNELSEIVIKLINDEDRLLAIKTNIKNFAKPLAANNIAKAAILLAEQN; encoded by the coding sequence ATGAAAAATAAAACTAAATATCGTTTTCTATTTGCTGGTGGCGGAACGGGCGGTCATCTGTATCCCGCGCTCGCTGTTGCTCAACAAATCCAAGCTCTTATTCCTGAAGCAGAAATTTTATTTATTGGAAGTAAAGATAAAATTGAATCGCGTGTTGTTCCAGAATATGGATTTGATTTTCGAGGCATCACAATAAGCGGATTTGCAAGAAAGTTTGATTTGAATAATCTGGTTTTCCCATTCAAACTTATTTATAGTTCAATCAAATGTTTGATTATAAATTTTACCTATAAACCAAAAGTAGCGATTGGAAGTGGTGCATATGTATCAGGACCGGCTATTTGGGCTGCAAGTGTTATGGGCGCCAAAATAATATTATTAGAGCAGAATAGTTATCCGGGTGTAACAAATAGAATTTTAGAAAAGCGGGCTGAGCAGATTCATCTTTCATTTGAAGAATCAAAAAAATATTTCAGAGATGAGAAAAAGTTGATTGTATCCGGTAACCCGATTCGATTAAACCTATCAATTCAAAATCGTGATGAATCAATTAAGAAATTTGGATTAGATCCCACAAAAAAAACATTATTGGTGTTGGGCGGGAGCGGCGGCGCTAAATCTATTAATGAAGCCATCGCACAAAATATTTTACAATTAACAACTATGGGAATTCAGATTATATGGCAGACCGGCAAATATTATTTCGAAACTTATAAAGGATATAATACAAACAGTGTTAAAACATTAGCATTTATTGATGACATGCAAAGTGCTTATTCGGCTTGCGATTTGGTTTTAGCACGTTCGGGAGCTACAACAATAGCCGAACTCGCTCATCTTGGATTGCCTGTTGTATTTGTCCCTTCTAAAAATGTAGCCGCAGATCATCAGTTTAAAAACGCGAAAGCAATTAGTGATACAAACGGCGCTGAATTGATTGAAGATGACAAATTGATGAATGAGCTTTCGGAAATAGTGATTAAACTTATTAACGATGAAGATAGATTACTAGCAATTAAAACAAATATTAAAAATTTTGCCAAACCACTTGCGGCTAATAATATAGCTAAAGCAGCAATACTATTAGCGGAACAGAATTAA
- a CDS encoding UDP-N-acetylmuramoyl-L-alanyl-D-glutamate--2,6-diaminopimelate ligase: MNLARLLNNIKTVQVVGKAESKEILELSIDSRKVTKGCVYFAIEGFKVDGHKFIEEVISKGADAVVLNKDGLVPDQLFVHSGCVKILVDDPRKSLAEFSKKFYNDPSSRINLFAITGTKGKTTTAFYLKNILETAGQKTGLIGTIANYIGNIEVSSSLTTPQSHEINSLLNDMLAAGCNSCVMEVSSHALRLDRVTGLKFTSAVFTNITSDHMDYHKTFEHYFESKKILFDSLDSDSVAITNYDDENGKLIVKDSNAKKVSYGESDKCDFKISNIKFDLEGTNYQLLHKSKTYNVNTKLVGHFNAHNSAAAFACAVSSGISAETVIKGIANTPQVPGRFEVISAKDKKVIIDYSHTADSLKQVLNAIHHIVGLTRPIYTVFGCGGDRDRTKRPVMGEIASSKSNRVYVTSDNPRTEDPYQIIDEILKGIKQNNYRIIEDREEAIRAAIYESEDNAVILIAGKGHESYQEINGVKKHFSDIETAKKYLEQWAN, translated from the coding sequence ATGAATTTAGCTCGATTGTTAAATAATATTAAGACTGTTCAGGTTGTTGGAAAAGCTGAATCCAAAGAAATTCTTGAATTATCTATTGATTCACGAAAGGTAACTAAGGGATGTGTCTATTTTGCTATTGAAGGCTTTAAAGTTGATGGTCATAAATTTATTGAAGAGGTAATTTCAAAAGGAGCGGATGCAGTTGTTTTAAATAAAGATGGTTTGGTACCGGATCAATTATTCGTACACTCAGGTTGTGTAAAAATCCTTGTCGACGATCCCAGAAAGTCATTAGCTGAATTTTCTAAAAAGTTTTACAATGATCCATCGAGCAGAATAAATTTATTCGCAATTACAGGAACAAAAGGGAAAACCACGACTGCGTTTTATTTGAAAAATATATTAGAAACAGCTGGCCAAAAAACCGGACTGATAGGAACAATAGCAAACTATATCGGGAATATAGAAGTAAGTTCATCATTAACTACACCACAATCACACGAAATAAATTCTCTGTTAAACGATATGTTAGCTGCCGGTTGCAATTCATGCGTGATGGAAGTCTCTTCTCACGCATTAAGATTGGACAGAGTTACTGGTTTAAAATTTACTAGCGCGGTTTTTACAAATATTACTTCCGATCATATGGACTATCACAAAACCTTCGAGCATTATTTTGAGTCGAAAAAAATTCTATTCGATTCACTCGATTCTGATTCCGTAGCGATTACAAACTATGATGATGAAAATGGAAAATTAATAGTTAAGGATTCAAACGCTAAAAAGGTTTCCTACGGTGAATCTGATAAATGTGATTTTAAGATAAGTAATATCAAGTTTGATTTAGAAGGAACCAACTATCAGTTGCTTCACAAATCAAAAACTTACAATGTAAACACAAAATTGGTTGGTCATTTTAACGCCCACAATTCAGCAGCCGCATTCGCATGCGCAGTATCTTCAGGCATAAGTGCCGAAACTGTTATCAAAGGTATCGCAAACACGCCCCAAGTTCCCGGCAGATTTGAAGTTATTAGCGCAAAAGATAAAAAAGTTATTATTGATTACTCGCACACAGCTGATAGTTTAAAACAAGTTTTAAATGCAATTCACCATATAGTTGGATTAACCAGACCAATTTATACGGTGTTTGGTTGCGGCGGTGATAGAGATAGAACAAAAAGACCAGTAATGGGGGAGATTGCTTCTTCAAAAAGTAATAGAGTTTACGTTACCTCGGATAATCCAAGAACTGAAGATCCATATCAGATTATTGATGAAATACTAAAGGGAATTAAACAAAACAATTATAGAATTATCGAAGATCGTGAAGAGGCAATTCGTGCTGCAATTTATGAAAGTGAAGATAATGCGGTAATTCTAATAGCCGGTAAAGGTCATGAGAGCTATCAGGAAATTAATGGTGTTAAAAAACATTTCTCAGATATCGAAACAGCAAAAAAATATTTGGAACAATGGGCAAATTAA
- the mraY gene encoding phospho-N-acetylmuramoyl-pentapeptide-transferase — protein MFYYLFEYINDAFNPPGFDIFQFLSFRSALAAVTGLILSLYLGPKIIRMLKKNQIDQPIREEGPQTHYSKKGTPTMGGLIILGSVIIPVLFWSDIKSIYILLVLFATVFLGAVGFTDDYLKVVKKLPKGLIARYKLIGQIFVGMVVGSAIYFLPEFSSYNTETTLPFFKNMNWDFSYLYIPAVIFIITATSNAVNLTDGLDGLATGITIIVMLALAVMSYVSGNVIYADYLNIMYLPGSGELTVYIAALIGAALGFLWFNFYPAQIFMGDTGSLAIGGAFGVMMILIKKELFIPILGGIYFIETISVIIQRVYFKYTKKKYGEGKRIFLMAPIHHHFEKLNWAEPKIVVRFYIVTIILAILSLASFKVR, from the coding sequence ATGTTTTACTACTTATTTGAATACATTAATGATGCTTTTAATCCGCCAGGATTCGACATTTTCCAGTTTTTGTCATTCAGATCAGCATTGGCGGCGGTTACAGGTTTGATCCTTTCTCTTTATCTAGGGCCCAAAATAATCCGAATGCTCAAAAAAAATCAAATTGATCAGCCGATTAGAGAAGAAGGACCCCAAACTCATTACTCAAAAAAGGGCACTCCTACAATGGGTGGATTAATAATACTGGGTTCCGTAATAATTCCAGTACTATTTTGGAGCGACATAAAAAGTATATATATACTACTCGTTCTGTTTGCAACTGTGTTTTTAGGCGCCGTTGGATTTACAGACGACTATTTAAAAGTTGTAAAGAAACTTCCAAAGGGATTAATTGCGCGTTATAAATTGATCGGGCAGATATTTGTTGGAATGGTTGTTGGATCTGCAATTTATTTCTTACCTGAATTTTCTTCATATAATACCGAAACCACACTTCCATTTTTCAAGAATATGAACTGGGATTTCTCATACCTCTATATCCCCGCAGTAATATTTATAATAACAGCAACTTCAAACGCAGTTAATTTAACTGACGGATTAGATGGCCTGGCAACGGGAATAACCATTATAGTAATGCTTGCACTTGCTGTTATGAGTTATGTTTCCGGTAATGTTATCTATGCCGATTATTTGAACATTATGTATCTCCCAGGTTCCGGTGAATTAACTGTTTACATTGCTGCATTAATTGGGGCAGCGTTAGGATTTTTGTGGTTCAATTTTTATCCAGCTCAAATTTTTATGGGAGATACCGGTTCGTTGGCAATTGGCGGTGCTTTTGGTGTTATGATGATTTTGATCAAGAAGGAGTTATTCATCCCAATACTCGGTGGCATTTATTTTATAGAAACGATATCGGTTATCATTCAAAGGGTTTATTTCAAATACACAAAAAAGAAGTATGGAGAAGGCAAGAGGATATTTTTAATGGCCCCAATTCATCATCATTTTGAAAAACTGAATTGGGCTGAGCCGAAGATAGTTGTTCGATTTTATATAGTTACAATAATTCTAGCAATTTTAAGTCTGGCATCATTCAAAGTAAGATGA
- a CDS encoding UDP-N-acetylmuramoyl-tripeptide--D-alanyl-D-alanine ligase, protein MGKLNITLEDIFNIPGAEIYNPDLFKPLSKIFIDSRKVEKNSIFVAIKGENFDGHNFVFEALKKGARVIVINRNKISKFRFIELPLITVPDTTIAFGQIANIYRQKLNTNIVSITGSNGKTSTKDILATLLSEKFNVDKTDANNNNHIGVPLTIFKANAKTDVLVLEHGTNHFGEIPYSARIAEPDFAIITNIGDSHIEFLKDRNGVLKEKSALFSETIKNNGLVFINSDDEKLHELRKLYKKSITYGFKGKCDVKGKILRYTNEGKPEIEINYKEKKFKVTIPLLGETNAINFLASAAIALTLGLNPRQIISGAKKINPVNGRLEVISQKNIYLINDTYNASPSSVQAAVHVLDKIKIYKRKLLILGDIFELGNKSAKIHSNLIKFFEGRKDIIVFTIGDMMKKLHTQLRKNEIKSIHFYSREALSLYLKYEELEQTAILVKGSRGMMMEEFVKIIKERS, encoded by the coding sequence ATGGGCAAATTAAATATCACACTTGAAGACATATTTAACATTCCGGGTGCCGAGATTTATAATCCCGATTTGTTTAAGCCACTTTCAAAAATCTTTATAGATTCGAGAAAAGTTGAGAAGAATTCAATTTTTGTTGCCATTAAGGGAGAAAATTTCGATGGGCACAATTTTGTTTTTGAAGCGCTAAAAAAAGGTGCGCGCGTAATCGTGATCAATAGAAATAAAATTTCCAAATTCCGCTTTATTGAATTGCCGTTGATTACCGTACCCGATACCACGATTGCATTCGGACAAATAGCTAATATCTATCGGCAAAAACTTAATACCAATATAGTTTCAATTACCGGTAGCAATGGTAAAACCTCAACAAAAGATATTCTTGCAACTCTTTTATCTGAAAAATTTAATGTTGATAAAACTGATGCGAATAACAATAATCACATTGGTGTTCCTCTAACTATTTTTAAGGCTAATGCTAAGACAGATGTTTTAGTTTTGGAACATGGTACTAACCATTTTGGAGAAATCCCATATTCAGCAAGAATAGCTGAACCCGACTTTGCTATTATTACAAACATTGGTGATTCCCATATTGAATTCCTGAAAGATCGTAATGGAGTACTTAAAGAGAAATCAGCACTATTTAGTGAAACAATTAAGAACAATGGTTTAGTTTTCATAAATAGTGATGATGAGAAATTGCATGAGCTTCGAAAGTTGTACAAAAAATCTATTACATATGGTTTCAAAGGGAAATGTGACGTAAAAGGAAAAATATTAAGATATACGAATGAAGGTAAACCCGAGATTGAAATTAATTATAAAGAAAAGAAGTTTAAGGTTACAATCCCTCTACTCGGTGAGACGAACGCGATAAATTTTTTGGCATCCGCGGCAATTGCATTAACGTTAGGTTTAAACCCAAGACAAATAATTTCCGGTGCAAAAAAAATAAATCCCGTTAATGGACGACTAGAAGTAATATCTCAAAAAAATATTTATCTGATAAATGATACATACAACGCAAGCCCAAGTTCGGTGCAAGCCGCCGTTCATGTACTTGATAAAATTAAAATTTATAAGAGGAAACTCTTAATTCTAGGAGACATTTTTGAATTAGGTAACAAGAGTGCCAAAATTCATTCTAATCTTATTAAATTTTTTGAAGGTAGGAAAGACATCATTGTTTTTACTATTGGGGATATGATGAAAAAACTTCATACCCAGTTAAGAAAAAATGAAATCAAGTCAATTCATTTTTATTCTCGTGAGGCATTGAGTTTATATCTAAAGTATGAAGAATTGGAGCAGACTGCAATATTAGTGAAGGGAAGTCGTGGGATGATGATGGAAGAGTTCGTAAAAATAATTAAAGAGAGATCATAG
- a CDS encoding cell division protein FtsQ/DivIB, whose protein sequence is MKISKSNIISIIILVLLIGTIVGTAVSYPSKKNEKKISFISLDGDYHLLEKDYLEYAGLLDKDNFPKLTLQIIRDRIIKHPYVQNADVAYSENKVLITIKEKNFESILMKGENQFLLTDKLHVIPLLTGTQKIDFPIIAEPYLKNSIKEFISLKKNHDVLTAAQILTAVKLVNSKLHDNISSLNMKNGGEIELYLSSGDYPVIIGRGNEIKKIISFNSFWDVIEGKEYSNYLEYVDLRYSNHLYFRLFEPKTTAEEMKS, encoded by the coding sequence ATGAAAATATCCAAATCAAATATTATTTCAATTATAATATTAGTTCTATTGATCGGAACTATAGTAGGAACAGCCGTATCATATCCGAGCAAAAAAAATGAGAAGAAAATAAGTTTCATTTCTCTTGATGGGGATTATCATTTATTGGAGAAAGATTATTTGGAGTATGCGGGTCTGCTGGATAAGGATAATTTTCCAAAACTTACATTGCAGATTATACGCGACCGAATAATTAAGCACCCATACGTTCAAAATGCTGATGTGGCATATTCAGAGAATAAAGTATTGATCACAATTAAAGAGAAAAATTTTGAATCAATATTAATGAAGGGAGAGAATCAATTTTTATTAACAGATAAACTACATGTAATTCCTCTCCTAACCGGAACACAAAAAATTGATTTCCCGATTATAGCGGAACCATATTTAAAAAATTCAATTAAAGAATTTATTTCATTGAAAAAGAATCACGATGTATTAACCGCGGCTCAAATATTAACGGCGGTTAAATTGGTAAATAGTAAACTGCACGATAATATCTCATCCCTGAATATGAAAAATGGTGGTGAGATTGAACTCTATTTATCTTCTGGAGATTACCCGGTGATAATTGGCAGAGGAAATGAAATAAAAAAAATTATCTCCTTCAATTCGTTTTGGGATGTAATTGAGGGAAAGGAATACAGTAATTATTTGGAGTACGTTGATTTAAGATATAGCAATCATCTTTATTTCAGGTTATTCGAACCAAAAACAACAGCCGAGGAAATGAAATCATGA
- a CDS encoding cell division protein FtsW — translation MKTLSKILVLIVLAMMAYGAIMVFTASGTYSATKFNNIYTLFKSHLWKVVAAVIFMIVASKIPYEYYRKYSKPMLIGIIIVLIATLIFAPKVKGASRWIDFGFFQFQPSEAAKVILLIHLAVMMEKMGSKITNFKEGLLFPLVWIFVIAFLIVLQPNVSTSAILVLVSFTLLYIGGARFKHLSFIVGSAFAAGGSAAMLFTHSRERILTFINSFADGSDINMQVKQAKIALGSGGWFGVGIGHSRQSDLFLPESYGDFIFSILGEEAGVIGAIVVLFIYLVVFALCLIIAKKVTDKLGQLLVMGLGFNIIISAFINAGVVTGMLPTTGITLPFISFGGTSIILFGISIGIILNIANQSIKTEDLRAAQAS, via the coding sequence ATGAAAACATTATCTAAAATATTGGTATTAATAGTATTAGCCATGATGGCATACGGCGCAATAATGGTATTCACTGCAAGCGGTACCTACAGTGCTACCAAATTCAATAATATTTATACTCTTTTCAAATCTCATTTATGGAAAGTGGTAGCCGCGGTAATTTTCATGATAGTTGCCTCAAAAATACCATATGAATACTATCGCAAATACAGCAAACCGATGTTAATTGGAATTATTATTGTGTTGATTGCAACTTTGATCTTTGCACCAAAAGTAAAAGGCGCATCCCGCTGGATTGATTTTGGATTTTTTCAATTCCAGCCTTCCGAAGCTGCAAAAGTTATTTTACTTATCCATCTCGCTGTTATGATGGAGAAAATGGGAAGTAAAATAACTAATTTCAAAGAAGGGTTGCTTTTTCCTCTCGTTTGGATTTTCGTAATTGCATTTCTAATTGTACTGCAGCCAAATGTTAGTACAAGCGCAATTTTGGTTCTCGTCTCCTTTACTTTACTCTACATTGGGGGAGCTAGATTTAAGCATCTCTCTTTTATTGTCGGCAGTGCGTTTGCAGCGGGTGGCAGCGCAGCAATGTTATTTACTCATTCCCGAGAAAGAATTTTAACTTTCATAAATAGTTTTGCTGATGGCTCCGATATTAATATGCAGGTAAAACAGGCAAAAATTGCATTGGGTAGCGGCGGCTGGTTTGGTGTTGGAATTGGACACAGCAGACAAAGTGATTTGTTTCTTCCAGAATCGTATGGCGATTTTATCTTTTCAATTTTAGGTGAAGAAGCAGGAGTAATAGGCGCAATAGTAGTTTTATTTATTTACTTAGTTGTATTTGCACTCTGTTTGATTATAGCAAAAAAAGTAACTGATAAATTAGGCCAACTCCTCGTTATGGGTTTGGGATTTAATATAATAATAAGTGCATTCATCAATGCTGGCGTTGTTACCGGAATGCTTCCCACTACAGGAATTACATTGCCATTTATCAGCTTCGGCGGTACTTCAATAATTCTCTTCGGTATATCTATTGGAATAATACTAAACATAGCAAATCAATCAATTAAGACAGAAGATTTACGAGCGGCACAGGCTTCATGA
- the murD gene encoding UDP-N-acetylmuramoyl-L-alanine--D-glutamate ligase, with translation MTLQGKKISILGAVRSGIGAAKLVKRIGGIPFVSDLSPREILSDSISILENEQIDFEVGGHTAKVFECDFVITSPGVPSDSAVINEFRKRNIEIISEVEFAAQHCNANIISITGTNGKTTTTSLMNFTLNTSGIRSSAAGNIGKAFSEVVDQLDKDDYVSLETSSFQLDHIKFFKPKFSLILNITPDHLDRYNNSFESYIASKIVITKNQNKDDYFIYNADDPNTFSSVNNNAVNKYAFSIKNKIDNGAYLENGTLVFSKNGIEESVCSTNDLFIKGEHNIANALAVLVVAKLIGISNELIKKSFSEFKGVEHRLEFVRELNGITYINDSKATNVDSVWYALRSFDRPIYLILGGKDKGNNYDQIRELVEKNVIKIYAIGSSAQKVYEYFHSLRPVEIKNSLEECVETATRDAEKNSILLLSPACASFDMFQNYEHRGEVFKEAVLKLQ, from the coding sequence ATGACATTACAAGGCAAAAAAATATCGATACTTGGCGCGGTTAGAAGCGGTATTGGCGCGGCTAAACTCGTAAAACGCATTGGCGGAATTCCTTTTGTCAGTGATTTATCACCAAGAGAAATACTATCCGATTCCATTTCAATTCTTGAAAATGAACAAATTGATTTTGAAGTGGGTGGTCATACTGCAAAAGTATTTGAATGCGATTTTGTGATCACTAGTCCAGGTGTACCATCTGATTCAGCAGTTATAAATGAATTTCGAAAAAGGAACATTGAAATAATTAGTGAAGTTGAATTTGCCGCACAACACTGTAACGCGAATATAATCTCCATTACCGGCACAAATGGAAAGACTACTACTACTTCATTAATGAACTTTACACTTAATACATCCGGAATTAGATCATCTGCCGCGGGAAACATTGGCAAGGCGTTTTCTGAAGTAGTTGATCAATTAGATAAAGATGATTATGTATCTCTTGAAACATCAAGCTTCCAGCTTGATCATATAAAATTTTTCAAACCAAAATTTTCATTGATACTAAATATTACTCCTGATCACCTCGACCGATACAATAATAGTTTTGAAAGTTACATTGCGTCAAAAATTGTAATTACCAAAAACCAGAATAAAGATGATTACTTTATTTACAATGCCGATGACCCAAATACTTTTTCATCAGTGAATAATAACGCAGTGAATAAGTATGCGTTTTCTATAAAAAATAAAATAGATAATGGTGCTTATCTTGAGAATGGTACACTTGTTTTTTCGAAAAATGGAATAGAAGAAAGTGTCTGCTCGACGAACGACCTATTTATAAAAGGCGAACACAATATAGCAAACGCGCTTGCGGTTCTTGTTGTAGCAAAACTAATTGGCATTTCTAATGAACTCATAAAAAAATCATTTTCAGAATTCAAAGGTGTTGAGCATAGATTAGAATTTGTTCGGGAATTAAATGGGATCACATACATAAATGATTCGAAAGCTACTAATGTTGATTCTGTTTGGTATGCCTTAAGAAGTTTTGATCGACCGATTTATTTAATTCTAGGTGGTAAAGATAAAGGAAATAACTACGATCAGATTAGAGAGTTAGTAGAAAAAAATGTAATTAAAATTTATGCCATCGGTTCTTCTGCTCAAAAAGTATATGAATATTTCCATTCATTAAGACCGGTTGAGATTAAAAATAGTTTAGAAGAATGCGTTGAAACAGCCACCAGAGATGCTGAGAAAAACTCAATACTACTTTTATCACCTGCATGTGCAAGTTTTGATATGTTTCAAAATTATGAACATAGAGGAGAAGTATTTAAGGAAGCGGTATTAAAATTACAATAA